One stretch of Brettanomyces nanus chromosome 4, complete sequence DNA includes these proteins:
- a CDS encoding uncharacterized protein (BUSCO:EOG09340X7K~EggNog:ENOG41): MSLISQQQLLQNQLQMKQLDEQRLRQAEQTRSFQSNRSSTQELLQKLRSTDHKKEQRDPSDPLYIQMPTSANPTETLAARFNSWRNIISCLIHYLKETVSVHEEISRQQIRLHHAITFPFVTQGLDGELYQPVRVPNPGGSGSASTAGTSIFSGHRGNTTSSPEVADLSKQKDEFELTRRFFLPLGSGSIQDLPTVLYQYHTNATLLAQSVVKELNSTIIPRLEDLKRDLLVKIKEIRSLQSDFKNNVDRYNQETKVTLKNFIQSVDAVKRSPSTLAPKNDPYLLKYLLDSQIKKQLTEENYLHEAFINLQTSGKELEKVVYIEIQTALTVYAKLMGQQAQNVFDGLISKLDTGILTKGPTYEWDSYISKDTVNFIDLNTPMRHLSEIRYRYQVDPLTLHIRSGFLERKSKYLKSYARGWYVLTPTFIHEFKTPDRKKDPVPIMSLSLDDCQIAEHSRKDERNPNSYHKFVLHAKQNGGLLRKGHNWVFRAESYDAMMQWYNDLKRLTQLPTPQARSTIAWERRKNRRLSSITGNSSTVGSIASSRVSSGRVHASDDVAAAAAVAATAATPEQSSFRRIHSSQHGSMTNRSIDTMLSMPKTNSAYVPNGSTVVDHGVPQSMVSNDVVVSLPNSSQLDGHAAGGSQLETQVQSKKSAGTNNYVNGELSEKVGELDVSDDPKKETQM, translated from the coding sequence ATGAGTCTGATTTCCCAACAGCAGCTGCTACAGAATCAGCTTCAAATGAAACAGTTAGATGAGCAGCGTCTGCGACAGGCAGAACAGACTCGAAGCTTCCAATCGAATCGCTCGTCTACTCAAGAACTGTTACAAAAATTGCGCTCGACTGATCACAAAAAAGAGCAAAGAGATCCTTCTGATCCACTATATATTCAGATGCCAACCAGCGCCAACCCTACTGAAACATTAGCGGCAAGGTTCAATTCGTGGCGTAACATCATAAGCTGCCTTATTCATTACCTCAAGGAAACGGTTTCTGTTCACGAAGAGATTAGCAGACAACAGATTCGTCTCCATCATGCTATTACATTTCCCTTTGTTACACAGGGGCTGGACGGTGAGTTGTATCAACCTGTTCGTGTTCCCAATCCAGGAGGTTCAGGTTCTGCAAGTACTGCCGGTACCAGCATTTTCTCGGGTCATCGGGGAAACACAACCTCATCTCCAGAGGTAGCAGACTTGTCCAAACAGAAGGACGAGTTTGAACTGACTCGGAGATTCTTTTTACCGTTAGGCAGCGGTTCTATTCAAGATTTGCCTACCGTGTTGTATCAATATCACACTAATGCTACCCTGTTGGCGCAATCCGTTGTTAAGGAATTAAACTCAACCATTATTCCAAGGTTGGAGGATTTGAAACGGGATCTACTGGTGAAGATTAAGGAGATTCGTTCTCTTCAGAGCGACTTCAAGAATAACGTCGATCGTTACAATCAAGAGACCAAGGTAACTCTAAAGAACTTTATTCAATCTGTCGACGCCGTTAAAAGGTCGCCATCTACTTTGGCTCCAAAAAATGATCCCTACCTGCTAAAATATTTATTAGATAGTCAAATCAAGAAGCAGCTTACAGAGGAAAATTACCTTCACGAAGCGTTTATCAATTTACAAACTTCGGGAAAGGAGTTGGAGAAAGTTGTTTACATCGAAATTCAAACTGCGCTTACAGTTTATGCCAAGTTGATGGGGCAGCAGGCACAGAATGTTTTTGATGGTCTTATCTCCAAATTGGATACTGGAATCTTAACGAAAGGTCCTACTTACGAATGGGACTCCTACATTTCCAAGGATACTGTGAACTTCATTGATCTCAATACTCCAATGCGTCATTTAAGTGAGATTCGTTATAGGTATCAAGTAGACCCACTCACTCTTCATATCCGTTCCGGTTTCCTAGAGAGAAAGTCGAAGTATTTGAAGTCTTATGCCCGCGGATGGTACGTGCTAACTCCAACGTTCATTCATGAGTTTAAAACACCggatagaaagaaggatcCAGTGCCAATCATGTCGTTATCGTTAGATGACTGCCAGATTGCTGAGCATTCTCGTAAAGATGAACGCAATCCAAATTCATACCACAAGTTTGTCTTGCATGCAAAACAGAACGGAGGTTTGCTACGTAAAGGGCACAATTGGGTGTTCCGTGCCGAGAGCTATGATGCTATGATGCAATGGTACAACGATTTGAAGCGTCTTACTCAACTTCCAACTCCACAGGCAAGGTCCACTATTGCCtgggaaagaagaaagaatcgTAGACTTTCAAGCATTACAGGAAACTCTAGTACCGTTGGTTCAATTGCGTCTAGCAGAGTCAGTTCTGGTAGAGTACATGCGTCTGATGATGTTGCCGCAGCTGCTGCGGTTGCTGCTACGGCTGCGACTCCCGAGCAATCTTCCTTCCGTCGAATTCACTCCTCTCAGCATGGATCAATGACTAATAGGTCTATAGATACGATGCTCTCGATGCCGAAAACCAATTCTGCATACGTACCGAATGGATCAACTGTTGTTGATCATGGTGTTCCACAGTCTATGGTTAGCAATGACGTTGTAGTGAGCTTGCCTAACAGTTCACAGTTAGATGGTCATGCAGCAGGTGGCTCTCAACTTGAAACACAGGTTCAGAGTAAGAAATCGGCTGGTACTAATAATTACGTGAACGGTGAACTCAGTGAAAAGGttggagaacttgatgTGTCGGATGATCCTAAGAAGGAAACCCAAATGTAA
- a CDS encoding uncharacterized protein (BUSCO:EOG09343MML): MFGLHQKKPVVPEPTSPVSLSPTSSAIGGILAGGRIADSYGFGLRPLPGARHSFLHKGFLSNGIDSLELPTESPMEKDKQKEAANAVARSSSSLRTPESRRIWVRRMGKTPTAIIVGPDTIVDDIKYIVTQKFPTSLALECDPSELNIIAELPASSKSIPVSANLKGLTQAASSSISSPTSLNSVASTTPVYTDEVSRMRSLPTIRVPNEQNTSSTSSAVPSSSLFSSSFSTNPSHDNVNRMQSSNAPLLPAKQNGIAVGHRIALEPDLLVYLLLDTYYPNGMSMQDALIIESPKPVESSTAITDFNIDSTARNLQKHGGGKASSPFVFESSAVSSSKNAIHGGQPLKSPRDSSVLRKRTNISEYIPTPPSSTVILFPKPARPDLKTPIPDGSNSTILSLDKSKGKTPKEAELSSTTPTPVSASSKTLKNTVNDLRQQPNPGISKILSHINVLVVEDNLVNQKIMARHLKSCKVGFKIATTGKEALEMWREGGFHLCFMDIQLPVMSGIEVTQEIRRLEKLNRIGNFATSSQEDKLSRDTPELTGSDRLDLDLFRSPIIIVALTASTSAEDKQKALAAGCNDYLTKPVQLKWLRSKLTEWGCMQALINYDYFRKDF, translated from the coding sequence ATGTTTGGGCTTCATCAAAAGAAGCCAGTCGTTCCAGAGCCGACATCTCCTGTTTCTCTTTCCcctacttcttctgccattGGTGGTATTCTTGCTGGTGGACGTATTGCAGACTCTTACGGGTTTGGATTGAGACCATTGCCGGGTGCCAGGCATTCGTTTCTTCATAAGGGATTTCTCTCAAACGGTATTGACTCTTTGGAATTACCCACAGAAAGTCCGATGGAAAAAGATAAACAAAAGGAAGCTGCCAATGCCGTTGCCCGgtcttcttcgtctttGCGGACTCCTGAAAGTAGGCGTATTTGGGTGAGAAGAATGGGGAAGACACCTACTGCCATAATAGTTGGACCCGATACCATAGTAGATGACATTAAGTATATCGTTACACAGAAGTTTCCTACTTCTTTAGCTTTGGAGTGTGATCCATCTGAGCTGAATATTATTGCCGAGcttcctgcttcttccaaatcaattCCGGTGTCTGCAAATTTGAAGGGGTTGACGCAAGCAGCCTCCTCTTCCATATCTTCACCCACCTCCTTGAATAGTGTAGCCTCTACTACTCCAGTTTACACGGATGAAGTATCTAGGATGCGCTCTCTTCCTACGATAAGGGTGCCCAATGAGCAGAACACTTCGTCTACTTCATCAGCTGTTCCATCAAGCagtcttttttcttcatcgttTTCGACCAATCCTTCGCACGATAATGTTAACAGAATGCAATCTAGTAATGCGCCTCTCCTTCCCGCCAAACAAAATGGTATAGCTGTAGGTCATCGAATAGCCCTTGAACCGGATTTACTAGTGTATCTTCTGCTAGACACATATTACCCTAATGGAATGTCTATGCAGGATGCATTAATAATTGAATCTCCCAAGCCTGTTGAGAGCAGCACAGCAATTACTGATTTTAATATCGACAGCACAGCACggaatcttcaaaaacaCGGTGGGGGAAAAGCAAGTTCTCCATTTGTCTTTGAATCATCGGCTGTGTCTTCCAGCAAGAATGCCATACACGGTGGGCAGCCGCTAAAGTCTCCACGAGATAGCTCCGTTCTAAGAAAGAGGACCAATATTTCTGAATACATACCCACTCCTCCCTCTTCCACAGTCATATTGTTTCCCAAACCTGCAAGGCCtgatttgaagactccTATACCCGACGGCTCTAATTCTACCATTCTTTCACTAGATAAGTCTAAGGGTAAGACACCGAAAGAAGCAgagctttcttcaacaactccTACAcctgtttctgcttcttcaaagactctgAAAAATACTGTTAACGATCTTCGGCAACAACCAAATCCTGGTATCTCAAAGATTTTGTCTCACATCAATGTTTTGGTGGTGGAAGATAATCTCGTGAATCAGAAAATTATGGCTCGGCATCTCAAGTCATGTAAAGTTGGTTTCAAAATTGCCACTACAGGCAAAGAAGCACTTGAAATGTGGAGAGAGGGTGGCTTTCATTTATGTTTCATGGATATTCAATTACCTGTGATGTCTGGTATTGAAGTTACCCAGGAGATTAGACGATTGGAAAAGCTGAATAGGATTGGTAATTTTGCCACTTCCTCGCAGGAGGATAAATTGTCCCGAGACACGCCCGAACTAACAGGTAGCGATAGGCTAGACCTAGATTTGTTTCGTTCGCCTATCATTATTGTTGCTTTAACGGCATCTACTAGTGCAGAGGATAAGCAGAAAGCTTTGGCTGCTGGTTGTAATGATTATCTCACTAAGCCCGTCCAGTTGAAATGGTTGAGAAGTAAATTGACCGAATGGGGATGTATGCAGGCTCTTATCAATTACGATTACTTTAGAAAGGATTTTTGA
- a CDS encoding uncharacterized protein (BUSCO:EOG093415H9~CAZy:GT4), which yields MSKFAEPRVPFYRKSNSTKLFTSICFVISLVAYVIYKGGKVFFTRFFSVPPYKYEESIKAAYEGNGLIPESKVGIKTASYRRRLILASVKPQQYSTVPLNTRDGTDCSDRIYRQIRIAKIDKEQNPDFLELVKPIEPSYPSRKVLYGFFHPYSYAGGGGERVLWQAVYITLKQSPRNVALIYTFTESNDRSVSTLLTDVHRTFGLDFFEKDIQNRVVFLQLPNKYRWIVDGRSFKFLTMAFQALGSFILFFIAMNQCAPDIFIDTLGLPFSYIPAGLFMQIPICAYVHYPWVSDDMLNKISSKIRKNPLYVLKYSYWYVLMRLYSICGSFLTVSACNSSWTLNNLLKVWTWADERTSPTIIYPPTGIEESNIHVDVKAERKKMFLYVAQFRPEKRHDLLIRQYNEYLHVSKSSKKYRLVLAGTTRSVEDEKMVGHLEQLVAELEIPEELVSFDVNAPRKQIDQYLSEAEFGLNTMWNEHFGITVVEYMLYGTIPIVHASAGPLLDIVVPIHPDTKVLLTKAEREGTEKVDESCQSGLFFKDSSDPDYGSSPVKYSTLSAVLEKASSLTVAQKLSYRQNAMLVADKKFGSHVFENDWVKLLAILGNSELHTREHRDKVERLY from the coding sequence ATGTCTAAATTTGCTGAGCCGAGAGTTCCTTTCTATCGAAAGTCGAATTCTACCAAGCTCTTTACATCAATCTGCTTTGTGATCAGCTTGGTAGCATATGTCATCTACAAGGGGGGTAAGGTATTCTTTACAAGATTTTTCTCTGTACCTCCATATAAGTATGAGGAGAGTATTAAAGCGGCATATGAAGGAAATGGACTTATTCCTGAATCTAAGGTGGGCATTAAGACTGCTAGTTACAGAAGACGGTTGATTCTTGCCTCTGTTAAACCTCAGCAGTACTCGACTGTGCCGTTGAATACGAGGGATGGAACTGATTGTTCAGATCGAATCTATCGGCAAATTCGTATTGCCAAAATTGACAAGGAGCAAAATCCCGATTTTCTAGAGCTTGTAAAGCCAATTGAACCCAGTTATCCATCCCGTAAAGTTCTTTATGGCTTCTTTCATCCCTACAGTTATGCCGGTGGTGGTGGAGAACGTGTCTTGTGGCAAGCTGTCTATATTACATTGAAGCAGAGCCCTCGCAATGTTGCTCTTATCTACACATTTACTGAAAGCAACGATCGTTCCGTGTCCACTTTACTTACCGATGTCCATCGAACTTTTGGCCTTGACTTTTTTGAGAAGGATATTCAAAACAGAGTAGTATTTCTGCAGTTACCCAACAAGTATCGGTGGATTGTCGATGGACGAtctttcaagtttttgaCTATGGCATTTCAAGCACTCGGTTCttttattctcttcttcattgcTATGAACCAATGTGCTCCAGATATCTTTATTGACACTTTAGGACTACCATTTTCCTACATTCCAGCAGGCCTGTTTATGCAGATTCCAATCTGTGCTTATGTTCACTATCCATGGGTGTCGGATGATATGTTAAATAAGATCTCATCTAAGATTAGAAAAAACCCGCTTTACGTCTTGAAATACAGCTATTGGTATGTGTTGATGAGACTGTATTCGATATGTGGTTCGTTCCTTACAGTCTCTGCATGCAATTCGAGCTGGACTTTGAACAATTTATTGAAGGTTTGGACTTGGGCCGATGAAAGAACTAGCCCTACTATTATCTATCCTCCTACTGGAATAGAGGAATCTAACATTCATGTTGACGTGAAAGCAGAGCGAAAGAAAATGTTTCTTTACGTTGCCCAATTTAGACCTGAAAAGAGGCATGACCTTCTTATTAGACAGTATAATGAATACTTGCATGTCAGCAAGAGTTCCAAGAAGTACAGATTAGTTCTTGCTGGTACCACAAGGTCggttgaagatgaaaagatggTTGGACACCTTGAGCAATTGGTTGCCGAGCTTgaaattccagaagaattggtgAGCTTTGACGTCAACGCACCAAGAAAACAGATCGACCAATATTTAAGTGAAGCCGAATTTGGCCTCAACACCATGTGGAATGAGCATTTTGGTATAACGGTTGTTGAATATATGCTCTATGGTACTATACCCATAGTCCATGCAAGTGCGGGTCCTTTGTTGGATATTGTGGTACCAATTCACCCTGATACTAAAGTTTTACTAACGAAGGCCGAAAGAGAAGGCACCGAGAAGGTGGATGAATCATGTCAATCGGGattatttttcaaagattcttctgacCCTGACTACGGCTCGTCTCCAGTGAAGTACTCAACCTTAAGTGCTGTTCTCGAAAAGGCTTCGAGCCTTACCGTGGCGCAGAAACTCTCTTACAGACAAAATGCAATGCTGGTCGCTGACAAGAAGTTTGGAAGCCATGTATTTGAGAATGACTGGGTAAAGCTTTTAGCTATTCTTGGTAATTCTGAATTACACACAAGGGAGCACAGAGACAAAGTGGAAAGGTTATATTAA
- a CDS encoding uncharacterized protein (EggNog:ENOG41) has product MLDTAGVIAKLFDQLKLGKPAYDRTSKKQSFDLLVYAKKINSPIDPITPVPHFTFKAEEYPITQEELDRAPYILPESRYGYVTSETPRCQNASKLKGVNQELYKIGLGAGVAKSKAVYKCKYFALSYWHPSHYLGKVRKSKPALLILVNNSSIMNTHGIKEHIPADMQSSFHPFKLSFNRNLYRKLLKSSFMKLYLADNALVKNWDGLYRFSCDLFPVNDVEKAEFEYHLKSALSKVKRLDINMLKEDGKHADKSIPWYKVAKVCRKFNLPLLKPE; this is encoded by the coding sequence ATGCTAGACACAGCCGGGGTGATTGCTAAACTATTCGATCAATTGAAGTTAGGAAAGCCTGCATATGATAGAAcatcaaagaaacagagcTTTGATTTGCTTGTTTATGCAAAAAAGATCAACTCCCCTATTGATCCTATAACTCCTGTTCCACATTTTACATTTAAGGCTGAAGAGTACCCGATTACCCAAGAAGAACTGGACCGTGCTCCGTATATCTTACCGGAATCTAGATACGGATACGTGACCTCAGAAACACCACGTTGCCAAAATGCAAGTAAATTGAAAGGTGTAAACCAAGAACTCTACAAAATCGGACTGGGTGCAGGCGTAGCTAAGTCCAAGGCTGTTTATAAATGCAAATACTttgctctttcttattgGCACCCATCTCATTATCTTGGTAAAGTGAGGAAATCCAAACCGGCATTGCTCATCCTTGTCAATAACTCGTCGATCATGAATACTCACGGCATCAAAGAGCATATTCCAGCAGACATGCAAAGCAGCTTTCATCCTTTTAAGCTTTCATTCAATAGAAACCTGTACAGAAAGCTTCTTAAAAGTTCTTTCATGAAGCTTTACTTGGCAGATAATGCCTTGGTGAAGAATTGGGATGGATTATATAGATTCTCGTGTGATTTGTTCCCTGTGAATGATGTTGAGAAGGCCGAATTCGAGTACCATCTCAAATCGGCACTAAGTAAGGTGAAACGGTTGGACATCAATatgttgaaagaagatggtaaGCATGCCGATAAAAGTATTCCTTGGTATAAAGTGGCCAAAGTGTGTCGAAAGTTTAATTTACCCTTACTAAAGCCGGAGTAG
- a CDS encoding uncharacterized protein (BUSCO:EOG093419PV), whose translation MATADSHFRVIVLCTFITLLTVLSVGLNFGNVSSLEESSSSLPLVHKGERLQVTQIQDDNEDEYKILGLTPNHSVRVGITDLKGNSIDTNSEIIYHGRFLHITDMHPDELNKLGSSIPKKCHKKLSYIPEDELCHPLGDAMSGCDSPMQLYEDTLAWIRKNLKDKIDFVIWTGDNVRHDNDRGHPRLEGDIFKMNQNVANKMAEVFMDEGEEDDMPLERRVKIIPSLGNNDVYPHNLVAPGPTLQTREMYKIWRDFVPAEQMHTFDRGIYFFREVIPGKLAVLSINTLYFFKSNPLSDNCDGRKQPGYKLFEWLSVTLNELRRRHMKVWLSGHVPPIPKNLHYSCYTKMAVWMHEYRDIIIGGLYGHMNTDHFVPLDSVKAWKSIKGQNDENCTDENCTDENDVEDYKDVIDMYGGMGLLDEDFGVTRKSKRYDSAPQGKVTYLEDIRDSMFARIKGKNKSGEHGDRYAFAHVTASVIPTFNPGFRIWEYNVTDLLKGDIERQFEPWTDFFTRINQELDESDELADILETFDDDDPRTKNYYTLAKDKTIPQIMPPGTPLGPGYVMQLFSPERYTQYYLDLDSAAKDPDFKLDYRVHYSTNDKPYDMDSLLVEDWMELARRLAQSSPLKKSHRGKGDKENKQDLQELSAVSDLWKTFIDRAFLSTGYQNFPFSTN comes from the exons ATGGCAACAGCTGACTCGCATTTCCGAGTGATTGTGCTGTGCACTTTCATTACACTTTTGACGGTGTTGTCGGTTGGACTTAATTTCGGTAATGTTTCCAGTCTGGAAGAGTCGAGTTCAAGTCTTCCCCTTGTTCATAAAGGCGAGAGATTGCAGGTAACGCAAATCCAAgacgataatgaagatgagtaTAAGATATTAGGTTTAACTCCGAACCATTCTGTGCGAGTTGGCATTACCGATTTGAAAGGAAACTCCATAGACACCAACTCGGAGATTATTTATCATGGCCGTTTCCTTCATATAACAGACATGCATCCAGATGAACTCAATAAACTAGGGTCTTCTATTCCCAAGAAATGCCACAAGAAGTTGTCGTATATTCCGGAGGACGAGCTTTGTCATCCGTTAGGAGATGCAATGAGTGGGTGCGATTCCCCTATGCAACTTTATGAGGATACACTTGCATGGATACGtaagaacttgaaggataaGATCGATTTTGTCATCTGGACGGGCGACAACGTGCGCCACGATAATGATAGAGGTCATCCAAGACTAGAGGGAGACATTTTTAAAATGAACCAGAATGTTGCTAATAAGATGGCGGAAGTATTTATGGATGAAGGCGAGGAGGATGATATGCCATTGGAGCGTAGAGTGAAAATTATCCCAAGTTTGGGTAACAACGATGTGTATCCACATAATTTAGTGGCTCCAGGTCCTACTTTGCAAACACGCGAGATGTACAAAATCTGGAGGGATTTTGTTCCTGCCGAGCAGATGCATACTTTTGACAGGGGTATCTACTTCTTTCGGGAGGTGATCCCTGGGAAGCTTGCAGTTCTATCCATTAATACGttatacttcttcaaatccaatcCATTGAGTGATAACTGTGACGGAAGAAAACAACCAGGCTATAAACTTTTTGAGTGGCTGTCTGTCACTTTAAATGagttgagaagaagacacATGAAGGTCTGGCTTAGTGGTCATGTACCACCTATTCCCAAGAATTTACATTACAGTTGCTATACCAAAATGGCCGTTTGGATGCATGAATACAGAGACATTATTATCGGTGGCCTGTATGGTCACATGAACACCGATCACTTTGTTCCTCTGGATTCTGTCAAGGCGTGGAAATCCATAAAAGGCC AAAACGATGAAAATTGTACTGACGAAAATTGTACTGACGAAAATGACGTTGAGGACTACAAAGATGTTATTGATATGTATGGAGGTATGGGATTGTTGGACGAAGATTTTGGAGTGACAAGAAAATCCAAGAGGTACGATAGTGCACCGCAAGGTAAGGTCACCTACTTGGAAGATATCAGGGATAGTATGTTTGCCAGAATCAAGGGTAAAAATAAATCTGGGGAGCACGGCGACAGGTACGCTTTTGCGCACGTGACTGCATCTGTCATTCCCACATTCAATCCGGGATTCCGAATCTGGGAGTATAACGTGACTGATTTATTGAAGGGCGACATCGAGAGACAATTCGAGCCCTGGACTGATTTCTTTACTCGTATCAACCAAGAGTTGGATGAATCTGACGAGCTCGCAGATATATTGGAGACCtttgatgacgacgacCCAAGAACCAAAAATTATTACACTTTAGCCAAGGATAAGACCATACCCCAAATAATGCCCCCGGGAACCCCATTGGGACCGGGATATGTCATGCAGTTGTTCAGTCCTGAAAGGTACACGCAGTACTATCTTGATCTTGACTCTGCAGCAAAAGATCCGGACTTCAAATTGGATTACAGAGTGCATTATTCTACTAACGACAAACCTTACGATATGGACAGTTTATTAGTGGAAGACTGGATGGAGCTTGCACGTCGCTTAGCCCAGTCATCCCCTCTAAAGAAATCACATAGAGGTAAAGGTGACAAAGAGAACAAGCAGGATTTACAAGAATTGTCCGCTGTATCAGATCTCTGGAAGACTTTTATAGACAGGGCTTTTCTTAGTACTGGATATCAGAACTTTCCGTTTTCAACTAATTAA